One genomic window of Paenibacillus xylanilyticus includes the following:
- a CDS encoding amidase, whose product MSSFSYTSYDAIGLAELVRSREVSPVELLEAAYARLEEVNPQLNAVIRTYETRAREEAGYVRPGEQPFAGVPLLLKDISQSLEGEILTSGSRLLKDHWALRNSNFVSRLRDAGFVIIGHTNTPEFGLKNITEPRLHGPSRNPWNTNHSPGGSSGGAAAAVASGIVPMAGASDGGGSIRIPASFSGLFGLKPTRGRTPVGPGVGRQWQGASIDFALSRTVRDSAALLDTLQVIQPEAAFHAPLFPGSYLADMSYPHQRKLKIAYTTDSPVGTPVSEDAKEAVYKLVRWLEEQGHHVEEKLSPVNGVRLMENYYMMNSGEMAAMIASMEHAMGRSLTSSDMEIESWVLAEAGKKVSAAEFVHSLAEWDVAAAQMSTLFERYDFYITPVNAFPAPKVGELTPHEEQIQHLMQITELDKVHQQQLIYEMFEPSLTYTPFTQLANLTGQPAMSVPLHLTADSLPMGVQVMATKGREDWLLQLAGQLEASGLWIGMKGNPLFPV is encoded by the coding sequence ATGTCTTCATTTTCATATACGTCCTATGATGCCATAGGTCTGGCTGAACTGGTTCGCTCACGGGAAGTTTCCCCCGTTGAGTTGCTGGAAGCGGCTTATGCTCGCCTAGAAGAAGTTAATCCGCAGCTTAATGCGGTCATTCGTACATATGAAACACGCGCACGCGAGGAAGCCGGCTATGTTCGTCCTGGTGAACAGCCTTTTGCAGGTGTTCCATTGCTCCTCAAAGACATCTCGCAATCGCTGGAGGGGGAAATTCTGACTTCCGGTTCCCGTCTTCTGAAGGATCATTGGGCTTTGCGCAATTCTAACTTTGTATCCAGACTCCGGGATGCAGGCTTCGTTATTATTGGGCATACGAACACACCTGAATTTGGCCTTAAAAACATTACTGAGCCACGTCTACATGGTCCGAGTCGCAATCCATGGAATACGAATCATTCACCAGGGGGTTCAAGCGGAGGTGCAGCTGCAGCCGTTGCTTCGGGAATCGTACCCATGGCCGGAGCCAGTGATGGCGGTGGTTCGATCCGCATTCCAGCCTCCTTCAGTGGACTATTCGGACTAAAACCTACTCGGGGACGGACTCCTGTTGGACCAGGGGTTGGTCGGCAATGGCAAGGTGCATCCATCGACTTCGCACTATCCCGGACTGTGCGAGACAGTGCCGCCTTACTGGATACCCTGCAGGTCATTCAGCCTGAAGCCGCGTTTCATGCCCCGCTCTTTCCGGGCAGTTACTTGGCCGATATGAGCTATCCGCACCAACGCAAACTGAAGATCGCATATACCACGGATTCGCCGGTAGGTACCCCTGTTAGCGAGGATGCGAAGGAAGCAGTGTACAAGCTGGTTCGGTGGCTGGAGGAACAAGGTCATCACGTGGAGGAAAAATTGAGTCCGGTCAACGGTGTTCGGTTGATGGAGAACTATTATATGATGAACAGCGGTGAAATGGCGGCAATGATCGCCTCCATGGAGCATGCGATGGGCCGATCTTTGACATCGAGCGATATGGAAATTGAATCTTGGGTGCTGGCTGAGGCAGGCAAAAAGGTATCGGCCGCGGAATTCGTTCACAGTCTTGCCGAATGGGACGTGGCTGCAGCGCAGATGTCTACACTATTCGAGCGATACGACTTCTATATCACACCCGTTAATGCCTTTCCTGCACCAAAGGTTGGAGAGCTAACTCCTCATGAGGAGCAAATTCAGCATCTGATGCAGATTACCGAATTGGACAAGGTGCATCAGCAGCAATTGATCTATGAAATGTTTGAACCAAGTCTCACCTACACTCCCTTCACCCAACTCGCCAACCTGACAGGCCAGCCTGCGATGAGTGTTCCGCTGCACCTTACAGCTGATAGCTTGCCGATGGGCGTTCAAGTTATGGCAACCAAAGGTCGTGAAGACTGGCTGCTCCAACTGGCTGGCCAGCTGGAAGCATCCGGACTGTGGATTGGAATGAAGGGAAACCCACTTTTCCCTGTCTAA
- a CDS encoding DMT family transporter, giving the protein MEKTQHASTVYRKERSNTGFWLVVLGAALWGVDPLFRIILLQTMTSTQIVLVEHIIVSLVAIPVLWKFRADLKQLRARHWIAVIFISWGGSALATVLFTLALTHNDPNTVLLLQKMQPIFAIVLAKFLLKETLPRRFGWLFVVALIGTYLLTFGFTLPLGNWNNWIHAGSLLSLGAAALWGGSTVMGRLMLGQTRYETVTSLRFVVALPLLIFMTWNEGAAWTLPSGAGEQAAVALNILGQALLPGLLSLLLYYKGLSSTKASVATLAELSFPMAGVLVNWIAFRTLITWEQLLGFILIWIALFAISKQQERSGTAADAAPRLRTE; this is encoded by the coding sequence ATGGAAAAGACACAGCATGCATCAACCGTTTATCGCAAGGAACGAAGCAATACCGGATTTTGGCTCGTTGTTCTCGGTGCAGCCCTATGGGGCGTAGATCCATTGTTCCGCATCATTTTGCTGCAAACGATGACCTCTACTCAAATTGTACTGGTGGAACATATTATCGTGAGCTTAGTCGCTATACCCGTCTTATGGAAATTCCGCGCCGACCTGAAACAATTGCGAGCCCGTCACTGGATCGCCGTTATCTTTATCTCATGGGGCGGCTCTGCACTGGCAACCGTATTATTCACGCTTGCACTGACACACAATGATCCGAATACCGTTTTGTTGCTGCAAAAAATGCAGCCCATCTTCGCGATTGTTTTAGCGAAGTTCTTATTGAAGGAAACACTGCCGCGCCGCTTCGGCTGGTTATTCGTTGTTGCTCTTATCGGAACTTATCTGCTTACATTCGGGTTTACACTTCCGCTTGGAAACTGGAACAACTGGATTCATGCGGGCAGCCTGTTGTCACTTGGCGCTGCTGCCTTATGGGGCGGCTCTACGGTGATGGGCCGACTGATGCTGGGGCAAACCCGTTATGAGACGGTCACCTCCCTCCGCTTCGTCGTAGCTCTGCCCTTGCTGATCTTCATGACCTGGAACGAGGGTGCAGCGTGGACCTTGCCATCCGGCGCTGGAGAACAGGCAGCGGTTGCGCTCAACATTCTGGGGCAGGCGCTATTGCCAGGTTTACTGAGTCTATTGTTATACTATAAAGGTCTCTCGTCCACCAAAGCTTCCGTGGCCACATTGGCTGAGCTGAGCTTCCCCATGGCAGGTGTGCTTGTGAACTGGATTGCATTCCGGACACTCATCACATGGGAGCAGCTGCTTGGATTCATTCTCATCTGGATTGCTTTGTTCGCTATATCCAAACAGCAGGAACGATCTGGCACAGCTGCAGACGCAGCGCCTAGGCTTCGGACAGAGTAA
- a CDS encoding DinB family protein yields MTSVTTALDVLIIQKEDTWDQCNWIVPLSKALEGLTSEQAAWIPPSGGLSIWQLVNHMYYYNERILKRLQGQAPPVPAAESNEATFGSPGDPLDQVGWSQLVERTTELADQLHNNLVTLQDSRLEEAYLDSEQNWAQTLARWVLHDAYHAGQIVLLRRQQGSWNIIF; encoded by the coding sequence ATGACGTCTGTAACAACTGCATTAGATGTGTTGATTATTCAAAAAGAAGATACCTGGGATCAATGTAACTGGATTGTCCCATTGTCGAAGGCACTTGAAGGGCTGACCTCAGAGCAGGCAGCTTGGATCCCTCCTTCAGGAGGACTGAGCATATGGCAGCTGGTCAATCATATGTATTATTACAACGAGCGGATTTTAAAGCGTCTTCAAGGTCAAGCTCCACCTGTACCCGCTGCCGAATCGAATGAAGCTACGTTTGGCAGTCCTGGTGACCCCTTGGACCAAGTTGGCTGGAGCCAACTTGTGGAGCGAACTACTGAACTGGCAGACCAGTTGCACAATAACCTGGTTACGTTGCAGGATTCCAGACTTGAAGAAGCCTATTTGGATTCCGAACAAAACTGGGCTCAAACGCTTGCCCGCTGGGTTCTTCACGACGCTTATCACGCGGGTCAGATTGTGCTTCTGCGCAGGCAGCAAGGAAGCTGGAACATCATTTTCTAA
- a CDS encoding CGNR zinc finger domain-containing protein: MDRLWTDFVNSDYHDWRGGDRSEDRLGKASWQQDFLNRWQLEAQVPASTEEESTMRSFRDELQSLAIRLSAGTTLTEKDQAWLNDFMRSGGVIRQLISQEQGLDVKLVPIHAHWFQVMAEVAADFAMTLVEGEGKRIRCCDNPDCRWVFYDDTRSRTQKYCDDKMCGNLMKVRRFRAKRKLESSGEKNEV, encoded by the coding sequence ATGGATAGGTTATGGACAGATTTTGTGAATAGCGACTATCATGATTGGCGCGGCGGGGATCGATCTGAAGATAGACTGGGAAAAGCAAGCTGGCAGCAGGATTTCTTGAATCGTTGGCAATTAGAAGCACAAGTGCCGGCATCGACTGAAGAAGAATCCACCATGAGAAGCTTTAGAGATGAGTTACAGTCTTTGGCTATCCGTTTGTCAGCGGGAACGACCCTAACGGAGAAGGATCAGGCATGGTTAAATGACTTTATGCGAAGTGGTGGGGTGATCAGACAACTAATCTCACAGGAGCAAGGACTGGATGTTAAGCTGGTTCCCATCCATGCACATTGGTTTCAGGTGATGGCCGAGGTCGCTGCTGACTTTGCCATGACACTGGTGGAGGGCGAAGGAAAGAGAATTCGATGCTGTGACAACCCGGACTGCCGCTGGGTCTTCTATGATGATACTCGCAGTAGAACACAGAAATATTGCGATGATAAAATGTGCGGCAATCTAATGAAGGTGAGACGTTTTCGAGCGAAACGTAAGCTGGAATCCAGCGGAGAAAAGAATGAAGTTTAA